The Malus domestica chromosome 06, GDT2T_hap1 genome has a segment encoding these proteins:
- the LOC103438666 gene encoding calnexin homolog encodes MYKSQNSFPERADLSKNFDERERDTEEKESFRERKMVRVRGGVLPVLLMLVACFAFQQLSASDDTVFYDSFDDTFEGRWIVSSKEEYQGVWSHSKSEGHEDYGLLVSEPAKKYAIVKELEKPESLNDGTIVLQFETRLQNGLECGGAYLKYLRPQEAGWEPKIFDNESPYSIMFGPDKCGLTNKVHFIFKHKNPKSGEYVEHHLTTPPSVPVDKLTHVYTAILKPNNELVILVDGEEKKKANFLSADDFMPPLIPTKTIPDPEDKKPEDWDERAKIQDPNAVKPEDWDEDAPMEIVDEEAEKPEGWLDDEPEEIDDPDSTKPEDWDDEEDGEWEAPRIENPKCVTAPGCGEWKKPMKRNPAYKGKWHAPLIDNPSYKGVWKPQEIPNPSYFEADKPNFEPIAAVGIEIWTMQDGILFDNILIAKDEKVAQTYRETGWKPKFEVEKEKSKEEEDVQGTDGFLATVQKKIFDLLYTVADLPFLSSHKPKIVDLIEKAEEQPNLTVGILVAIVVIIFTVFVKLLFGGKKPARVEKKTTGATAASSSAAAKEDEKEKEGTSSESEKEGAAAPRRRSTTRREN; translated from the exons ATGTACAAGTCTCAGAACTCTTTCCCAGAGAGGGCGGACTTGTCTAAGAACTtcgacgagagagagagagatacagaggagaaagagagttttagagagagaaagatggttAGGGTTCGCGGTGGTGTTCTTCCGGTGCTGCTGATGCTGGTAGCTTGCTTTGCATTTCAGCAGCTATCTGCTTCCGACGATACG GTATTTTACGATTCGTTTGATGACACATTCGAAGGCCGATGGATCGTTTCTAGCAAAGAAGAGTACCAAG GTGTGTGGAGTCACTCAAAGAGCGAGGGACATGAGGATTACGGACTTCTTGTGAGTGAGCCTGCCAAGAAGTACGCAATAGTGAAGGAGCTTGAGAAGCCTGAGAGTCTGAATGATGGAACTATTGTCCTCCAATTTGAGACTCGTCTCCAGAACGGGCTTGAATGTGGTGGTGCCTATCTGAAATACCTTCGACCTCAGGAGGCTGGTTGGGAACCTAAGATATTTGACAATGAGTCTCCTTATTCGATCATGTTTGGACCTGACAAATGTGGGCTCACAAACAAGGTTCACTTCATTTTCAAGCACAAGAACCCCAAGAGCGGAGAGTACGTTGAACACCATTTGACGACTCCACCCTCTGTTCCAGTTGACAAACTTACTCATGTGTACACTGCCATTCTTAAACCCAATAACGAGTTGGTAATTCTGGTTGAtggggaagagaagaagaaggcgaaTTTCCTATCGGCTGATGATTTCATGCCACCTCTTATTCCTACCAAGACAATCCCTGATCCAGAGGATAAGAAGCCTGAGGATTGGGATGAGAGAGCCAAGATTCAAGACCCAAATGCTGTAAAGCCAGAGGACTGGGATGAGGATGCCCCAATGGAAATTGTAGATGAAGAAGCAGAAAAACCTGAAGGATGGTTGGATGATGAGCCTGAGGAGATAGATGATCCTGATTCCACGAAACCAGAAGACTGGGATGATGAGGAGGATGGTGAATGGGAAGCCCCAAGGATCGAGAACCCAAAGTGTGTGACCGCCCCTGGTTGTGGTGAATGGAAGAAGCCAATGAAGAGGAACCCAGCTTACAAGGGAAAATGGCATGCCCCACTTATCGATAACCCCAGTTACAAGGGTGTCTGGAAGCCTCAGGAGATTCCAAACCCCAGCTACTTTGAAGCTGACAAACCCAACTTTGAGCCTATCGCAGCTGTCGGCATTGAGATCTGGACGATGCAAGATGGTATATTGTTTGACAACATTTTGATAGCGAAGGACGAGAAAGTTGCACAAACATACAGAGAGACCGGTTGGAAACCAAAATTTGAAGTTGAGAAAGAGAAGtcgaaggaagaggaagatgtTCAAGGCACAGATGGGTTCCTTGCCACCGTCCAG AAGAAAATATTTGACCTCCTATACACAGTCGCAGATCTTCCCTTCTTGAGTTCCCACAAGCCTAAGATCGTT GATCTCATCGAGAAGGCAGAGGAACAACCAAATCTCACCGTTGGCATCCTTGTCGCGATTGTGGTGATCATCTTCACTGTCTTTGTCAAGCTACTCTTCGGCGGAAAGAAACCT GCAAGAGTTGAGAAGAAAACCACCGGAGCCACTGCCGCTTCAAGCAGTGCAGCCGCAAAGGAAGAcgaaaaggagaaggaaggtaCTTCATCTGAGAGTGAGAAGGAAGGAGCCGCTGCTCCTCGCAGAAGGTCGACGACCAGGCGTGAAAACTGA